A genomic segment from Bubalus kerabau isolate K-KA32 ecotype Philippines breed swamp buffalo chromosome 14, PCC_UOA_SB_1v2, whole genome shotgun sequence encodes:
- the LOC129626665 gene encoding histone H3.3C: MARTKQTARKSTGGKGPRKQLVTKAARKSAPSTGGMKKPHRYRPGTVALREIRRHQKSTELLIRKLPFQRLVREIAQDFKTDLRFQSAAIGALQEASEAYLVGLFEDTNLCAIHAKRVTVMPRDIQLARRIRGERA, from the coding sequence ATGGCTCGAACCAAACAGACTGCTCGGAAGTCAACAGGTGGGAAAGGGCCCCGCAAGCAGCTGGTCACAAAAGCAGCCAGGAAAAGCGCCCCCTCTACAGGCGGGATGAAGAAACCTCATCGCTACAGGCCCGGGACTGTTGCGCTTCGAGAAATCCGTCGTCACCAGAAATCCACCGAGCTTCTGATCCGGAAACTGCCTTTTCAGAGGCTGGTGAGGGAGATCGCCCAGGATTTCAAAACCGACTTGCGGTTCCAGAGTGCCGCCATCGGTGCGCTGCAGGAGGCTAGCGAAGCGTACCTGGTGGGCTTGTTTGAAGATACTAATCTGTGTGCCATCCACGCTAAGAGAGTAACCGTCATGCCCAGAGACATCCAGTTGGCTCGCCGGATACGGGGAGAGAGAGCTTAA